The genomic segment TGCCCAGTGCCTGCCACGTGGGCTCAGGGGCTCTGAGGGTTTTGGGCTTAATGCAGTGAGACCAGCAATGCTGTGAGACTGCTCTTCAGTTTGTCCCTTTAGCTGTGCTTGCTGCTCTTTGGTTACAGCTATTCACAGAAGTGCAGTCTGGTGGCTAAACTTCCTTGTGCTTGGTATATCTttaaagaaattacagaatcaATCTTGCAACTGCAAGAAGGAGCCTTTTGGATTATACATTACTGCTGTTGAAGTCAGGCTTCAAAATAAACACTTGGAAGTGTCTCATAGTGCAGTAATTACAGATATCTGAAAATCTATGTACAGTTGATTATTTCATCCTCAATCCACTGCAAAGTATTCTTTAGCCTCTCTGGGGCAGGCCTTTTCTCCAACTTAGGTATTAAATATGGGCATTTTTTTCAGACCATGTTTTTGCCTCTGATCTTGAACCAAActaatttctgttcttcctcttgGGAAGATTGCAGCAGCTTGGTTTGGCTCACTGAAAATGAAGTCCTTCCTAAGCTAGTTTTCTGCTGTAGAAGGATCTTCATTGTTAGCAGTATTTTGTGCCTGGGGCTGAAGATGTAActtttccctgctccaccaAATGCTTTTCTAGACCCACGTTAAACAGCCTGTATTAATATAACTTTGCTTTTGTAACAAGCATTCTATAAATGTAGGCTGAAAGCATCACATCCTCTTTGTTGATATAACTGCTTCCATAATAATTTCATCCAAAAAATTTAAACTAGGTACTGTGGTGGTGCTCTGAATAGTTGAGCCTAGTGAGAGTTGAGTATCCTGCCCAGTACATCTGAGTCAGTGTTTGCAGCACCAGCATGAAGCTGGGCTCATCCCAAGGTTGGGAGCCTGAAGACTTTCCATCATCTGCCATGAAACAGCACAGAACCATCAGTGTACATAGGACATGCTGCTGTGttcctcctctgccttcccagagctctgtgcctgaCTGGAATAGTTGTCTAAACATTCCTTTGTGGCTTAGGCTAGGCTCTGCAGTTAGAGTTATAACACACACTTCAGTGTGATGTACAGACTTGGGGCGGTGCTGCTCTGTGAGGCAGGGGGAGTTGGGTTCTTGGTGTGCTTGCTGTGGAGATGGCATCTCTCCTATAGATGAATGTGTGAcactgctctgtcctgctcaggAACTCTAGCATTAGGGTTAAGAACTGGATTTGCATAACAAATGGCAATGCATGATCACACTGGCTACGTTTCTTTGGGTTAGTGacagcattttctttgcatgttGAGAAGTTGAAATTGTGGATGTTGTCCTTCCTGTAAGTGCTCAGTCTAAGAAGTGGGCAGCCTACCCTACagagggacttttttttttgatccaGCATCTTTCAAAAGCCCACATTTATGTAAATGAATTCGCCTATAcactttcctcctcctcagtttaactttgtgaaaaatataaaggtCATAGGCAAAGAAATGCCTAgcctgtatttttgtttggttttctgaaGCATTAGATTCAGATTTAACTATCAGTAAGTTTTTTAGCTTCAGTGTGATGAAAGCTTGTTGAAAGCTTGTTGATATTCTGTATAGCAGGTCAGCTGTTTTCCATCCTACACATCATACATCCTTTTGGATTTCTTCTCCCAGCACTGTGCTTAAGCTGTTTCTTTCAGGATATGCAAATGCACTTCTTGATACTGGACTGTATAGAAGTTGATTTCACTGAAATCCATGATGGAAACTTCAATTGCTGGGATGCCACTTCTTCTCAAAGATCCAGTTGTCTCCCCAGTTACCTGGTTAAGTTATACAGTGGCCAGAGCAGGACCAGGCCAAGAAGTGACAGCTCCATAACTTGTTATGAAAAGTGGTTTTACTCTTTCCATGCTCAGAGCACTGCACGACTTTATTTCACTTATTGAATAGGTATTTGCTAGAGATTGTGCTCCAAAACAGAGACCAGCCCATCTTTATGGTGTGTGAGGAGGGAGAGGTTAGGCAAATACGGAGAATTCTAGGGAAACCAGATGCAAGAGGTAATTggttgaaacagaaaaaaaccctcaaaattcTGCAGCAGTGGCCTTGTGAGCAGATTTGGGTTGTTTTGACAAGGCTTCATATGTTATGGGGAAAATACAAGGCTGTCACCCTGAGTCTGTCAGGGGCTGTCATCAGTGAAGTAGAAAACTTGGAGACTTGCAGTATTTTCTGGGAAAGTCAAGGAGAGAAGTGTCTGACTTCAGTTAGGCTTGTGCAGATGAAGTGCCTAAAAGACAATGAAACAttgttttatttgatttcaaaGTGTCACTCCTGTCTCTGCCCTCATAGTATGCTTCTTGCCGTATAATGTATCAAGGGTAGATTGCCCTCAAAATAGGCCAGTTTCCTGTGGTTTGTTGTCAGGATCAGGTGGAACTCCCTTGGTCAGAAGCCTGGTTTTCAGATGGCAGCTCAAACTGTGCTCTGTGATTATCTGCTACTATCCCTGTCCATCACTATGTGGGACAGGCTGTATTGCGCCAACATGCACCTTTTCTTGCTTCAAGTGCTTCCAGTAAGACTTTGTAATAATTTTAGGGCCTTCAAGTTTCTTTTTGCCAAGATACTAGGTCGAGTTATAAGTCTGCTTAATACTGGGATTAAGAATTTGTTTAAACTACCCCTTGGGTTTCCAGGTTTGGGAGAAGAGATGGCCACCAAACCGCCAAAGAAAACACTAAAAGCTAGCCCTGAATGAAGCTTTTCATAGAGTGCCTCCTgcaaggcagcagtgccatcagtgtggagctgctgcctgcgAGAGAAGGAATTCTTGCCCTTAAGAACAAAACTAAAGGTTTCAGGTGGTTTGTGTTAGTATCAAAGAACACTGAAGAATGTTCCttaacaattttaatttattttgaaaagtgcAAGTTTACTTTCCCTGTCAGGCTGTTGGCTCTCCCCCATGACATTTTCTTGCTGTAGCTGGTGATGAGGGGTGCAAGACAAAGTAGGAGTGACTGTGTAACCTGCCTCAGGGGGATGCAAACCCAATCCGTGGTGCTTGGCTTTTGTTCCTGTTGGTCTCAGCTGCAGCTAGCCCAGTCCAGCTTAAATTTTGGACTAAGCTGGAGTAGTTGCAGCAGATGGCTTATATGAAGCTCCTTTGGAAGGAATCGTGCTTTAGTGACCTCAGAACTGCTTGGGGGATTGGTAGGTTTATGGAGAAGACTTAATTGTTGGGTGGGCTGTTACCCCAATTTGTAGGACAGcgttttcattttttcttgcaTAACTTAAATCAGCAAGTTCCTCTGCTCAGAAGTATGCTAAAGTTGGGTTTGGGGGAGAAGATGTCTCAACTCCTGCATTATTGCATTTTCAGCATTTGGTTAATTCTGCAACGACAAAGTGCGACAAAGCCAACTTCGTCCCCTCAAATGGTGTAGAAGAAAGTGGAAATGCTGTATTTGTCGCTTGCAAGTGTTTTAGCACAGTTAAAGTACATGCTATTAAAAGATGATTAAACAAATCTGTACAAACACCAGCTGGTTTTCTGGTAGTCAAGTGCTCCAGCATGGTTTGAACTCGCAGCGTAGGTAGGCTGGCAGTGGCGCAGCTCCTTGGGCTGTGTGGGAGGAGGCTGGCAGTGACaaggctgtgcctctgctgggcCCCAGCGCCCTGGGGTGCTGCACCCAGAACACAGGGGTGCCAGCTTGCTGCACTGGGGgctccagggcagcacagaccTGGTGCTGCATTTGTTGTGCAAATAATGCTTCATTCCATTGTACACCTTCTGCAGCCTTGCTTCTGAAATCAGTGAGGGAACAGGCTCCTGGCTGGCCTGGAAATGGAAGTCAGGGCTGTGAACTGTGTAAatgaaatgtctttaaaatgttGTGAACAGGGAACATAATTTAAGGAAATTGGAGATTATTGCATGTGTTTTTCTCTAAGTATCTCTTTGCCCTAACAAAAAGGGTTGAATGCAGTTTCATGAGGAGGAAATACAGCACAGTAGTTACAGTGCTCAGTGTTTGACATTTGGGCTTGGCTGTCTATAATCAGTTGCTGATAGGTCCTGAACAAAATGTTGATGCTGCTTGTGCTTCAGCTCTTTGGAGCTCATGGATAATAATACTGAGTTCTGTCAGGTGTTAGACCTGCAGATGAAGATACACCTGTTTTGAATATTAACTTCATTCTGTATACATTAGGTGCTCTGTTTTCTTAAATGGAGAAGTACAGGTTGAAATCCAAGGtcaacatttgcattttaaaaactaaaattttcCTCTACATTCCAGTTATTGAGAATGCCAATTATGCAGCTAACTCTTATTGTTCTAGGCAGGTGTAAATTCCCACAACAGAAGGTCTGTttgcatatgtatatatgcttctgttcactgcagaaaatgatCTATGAGGTGTACTGTGCATCACATACTAGTGGGTGAGGACCATACCACACTTCTCAGCACTCATTTACCATAAAGGGCAATCTAAATAGAGTGCCAAGGCTCGTTTaactgagacaaaaaaaaatacctcaacTAGGGTGTTGTGGGAGATTGTTCCCTAACTTGGTGGCTTTTGTCCTTTATATAGGCACTGATACCTAGCTATGTCATGGTTATCATTGCATCTGGAAACCCCTAGACCTGAAATCCTGGTAGTGCTACGTGAAACACAGTGAGTTGTGTGAGTGCCATTGCCAGAGCTCTGTGAATGGTGTGTGGCACATGTGCAAGACTTGCCTGCTCTTTAGGTGAATAAGAATTTATGTTAAAAATGCTGTACTTGTGAAAGCTGACTTAACTTCCCCCTCTTGTTTTCTTGCAGGTATCTCCAACCAGGAATCATGAACTGGCACTTTTCACTCCTCTTTGTTCTTGGGACTTTAATGTCTGTATGTTGCCAGTTCAGTTTTTATCCTCTGGAGGAGCTTAGCTCTGATGTTGGAATCCAGGTCTTCAATCAAATAGTGAAAGCTAAGCCTCAGGACAATGTTGTTGTTTCTCCTCACGGGATTGCATCTGTCCTGGGAGTGttgcagctgggagctgatggCAAGACAAAGAAGCAGCTGACAACTCTGATGAGATACAGTGTAAATGGTCAGTGATCCTAAGGTGGTTTTGGGTGTGTTTTGTCAGACTCTTCCTGATGTATGAGATGGCTTTCAAAGTGTGGTAGATTGCATCATTCACCAATTAACTCTGTGTACCAAAACACAGAATGGACATCCTTGAAGTTAATTGGCAATTTGAGCATGGTTATGTACAAATACCCAAACTGGCTTATAAGCAGCTTGGTTAATGGCTTCAGGGCCCTGGCTAGAACTGCCTTTGTCGTTGCCAAATTGGTGTTCCAGAACAGGGTGGATGATGGTCCAGTGCTAGCTCTGAGCAGGAAGGTGGCAGTACTCCATATCAGGCTGTGCTGAACAACCTTGAATGTGCCACTCCTTAGATAACAGGGCAAGAGGATATTTCTTGGCACCTCACTGAAAGCAGTGCAAACTAACCATACAATCGATACTTTCACTTTGCTCTTCAGCTTTGTTCATGTGTTTCTGCTGTCAGAATCCCTGTATGTGTAGTTCTTGTAGTGCCCTCTTCTTGAAACAGCCATTTCTGCTTGCCTGTGCCTGACACTGCATGCATCAGTGTTCATATTCCTCTACCAATGTCTGCCCCTCCAGAGGGAGTAGGCTGAAGATTCTTACTGCTTTAATTTGCATGCTATTTTTGTGAGTGCTTGCCAGCAAGACTTAACATCTTAGTGCCAGCATTGTGCCTTACTTCCAAGAATAGAAAACCCTTCAGGAGGTAAGTGCACATTTAAATCTTGAGCAGTATTGTCATATAACATGTTGTCATGCAACATGTTGTCCTGTCTtcatttgctttgctgttttggtCCTGGATTTGAAgtacaacaaaattatttgacACCTTAACATCTAAATGATGTAGATGGAAATCTCTTCATGGGATAATCAGCTCTAGGAGCATTTGAATGCTTAAAATCTAAGCACTTGCAAAAATGTCAAAGTATTATATCAACTGGTTTTATTTGGCCTTCAGACTTCCTAATCCTAACTGTGAGACACAGAGGTTCTCAAACACCTTAGAAGGTAGCCACTGCCTGGTTAGAGGCTTGTTATGGGATGCTACCTCTGTCCTTGCACAGGTTTCTCCTGCTCTTGTTCATGACTACTTTGAAGTCCTTTGGCAACTGCAGCAACTGCTTCTTTGGAAAGGTATTAGttgaaaagtatttaatttgtCTTTAGCTGTCTTTTAATGCAATTTAGCAGCTGGAAGCAAAGAGGAGAGCCAGCATCATGAGAccagccagctctccctggaCCACCAGCAAGTGCTCCGTGGGCCACCAGTGGTCCACAGAATACAGTTTGAGAACCTCTGTTATGGTATGTTCTCCAAAAGAATTTGCCCATAGTATTGGAGAGTGAACATGTAGAAATTCATACCAGTGGTGCTGTTAAAGCATTCATGATACATGAAACAGCAAAGCcatctgaggttttttttcttacatgCAGAGAATAACTCCAAACTAATTTATTCCTTTCATATCTCTTCTCTGTCTATATAAGAAAGTAGTCAGGAAATGTTTCTGCTTAAATTGTATTGGGGAACAGAGGGAACCCTTTAATAAGAGCCACCCAAGGGTGCTGTTTGATACAGTGGTTGAACATGGAGTTGCCTGCCTGGCAGTAGCTTCCCTGTGTAGACAGGCACTCATTGATGGGTGTAACACAGGAGAACTGGGTATGGTGAACATAGCAGTTCTTCTGTGCTGCCATCTGCTTTCCCTCACACACAGTGAAGGAGCTAGCAAGCACTCTGTACAATCTGCTTTCAGGTCCTGAGGATCTTGACTAAGCACTGGAACCTACtactttcccttttcctctttttagaGGCAAGCTCACGTGTTAAGAGATTAACTCCTGTTTGTAGCTGATTTAGGCCAGGACTTAGTCTTTAAGGAAACTAAGACTCAACATGGAAGTTTATAATAAAACTCTTGACAGCTTCCTTTATTCTCCAGTAAATGGAAAggaagtaaagaaaatattttaatttttgttttacattctGAGGCTCAAGACCATTTGTTATGCAGATCTGCAGAACTCTGAGCGAGTAGGCTGACCTTTTGACTTTTTTTGTCATCACAGAACTGACAATTGACCTGGCTTATatgatatgaaatatttttggaacaGTTTGTTCTGTGGAAGAGCATGATTTATAGCTCTACACTAATATTTGAACCTCAGTGTAATCCCAAGCACTGTCTGTAACATTCTGAGCAGACAGCTAGAGGTGCAGCAGGCATCCTAGTGGAGTTCATGTTTTTCCTGGGAATCAGTAGTGTTATGCAGATGAGACATCAGAAATGGGTATTTTGGAAGTCCCTTCAGAATGCTTGCTTTGGTCTTCCTTTTCTAGTCCAACACTCAATGTCTGACTTTTCATGTAATTAATAGTTGCATATAAAGTAACTGTTGGTTTATCATGTTATTCTAAATTAAACTTGCTGTTTTTTCCAACTAGGAGTTGGTAAAGCCTTAAAGAAGATAAACAGGCTGATAGTctcaaaaaagaataaagacaTTGTAACAATTGCTAATGCAGTGTTTGCAAAGAGTGGCTTTAAAATGGAAGTGCCTTTTGTTACAAGGAACAAAGAGGTGTTTCAGTGCAGTGTCAAGAGTGTGGACTTCGAGGACCCAAATGCAGCGTGTGATTCCATCAACCAATGggtgaaaaatgaaacaagggGTGAGTACTGGGGAGTGCCTTTGTGCATGGCAGGGTGGTGTCTGAGACCTTCAATTTAGATGGAAATATTCGAGAAAGATATAAAGGGAGGTGGAGAAAGCTCTGTTCTGCAGCTCAAAGCTGTCTTTTAGCTGGCATTAGTGCGATGCTTTAGAGCTGGTGGGTCAGGAACCAGCAGTCTTGTTGCCCCAGCAGATGTGGTGTGGTGGCCTTGAGGGAtgtgtttggggtgtgtgtccatcccatccatccatgggATCAGAGCAGCTTTTACTCTTCTTTGCACTCATGTACCTGGTGAGAAATCCAAGCACAGCTGTCTTGGGTCCATGCTTTCACTCAAACATAGATGCTTTCAGGCAGCTCAGATGTTTTACTCGGTAAATCAGACTTATGGGAAGCTGTAGGGCAGTTCAGCTTTTGCTCTGACTGCCCTAAACTGTCCTAAGATATGACCCTGTTCTTAGGACTCACATTTAATGGAGGATTCTTAACTAACCCTGCCTTGACAGAACTCCTCATGCTTCAAGCCTCTTGAACCAATTGTAAAGCTTACATACGTTAAAGCCAGAGATCATGTTTTGCAGCATGTTCCCAGTCTAGGGGAATTGTGTTTGGTACCTTCTGGAGCTAAAACAAGTCTCTCCTGGATGTGAGGAGTGTGTTAATGATGTTGGATGTGGTATTTGTCAAATGAGGCTGTCAAATTCTTTCTCGACCACATCACCAGTTTTGCATAGCAATGTTGCAAGCAGTGTGTGAATGGGGAGGTGTTTCAGCTGAAACTATTCCATGCAGTCTTAGATCTCCTTACATGCTGGAAAAGGTAGAGCCTTGTTAGTTGTTAAAACATCAGGCTATCAGTTAGCAAGATATGTTTATTTCTAGTTATCACAAAAGTTTACTTTTTGACAAAGAATAGCATTGACTTTATGAATTTCAAATATATTGTCCCATGAGGAGCTGGCACACTCACAGGTCAAGGGCTGTAAAGTAATGTGTGTCAGGTTCTTCAGAAACAGTTGGCCAGTGTTACAACAGCAAATACTCAagaattcctttctttcttctagGTATGATTGATCAGGTTGTAGCTCCAGATGATATTGAAGGCAGTTTGACCAGACTGGTTTTAGTGAATGCTGTGTATTTCAAGGGCTTATGGAAATCACGATTTCGACCTGAAAATACCAAGAAGCGCCCATTTTATGGAGCTGATGGGAAGACCTACCAAGTTCCtatgctgtcccagctgtccatCTTCCGCTGTGGTAAGCCCAGGgactcccagtgccaccagcaaaGGGTGTAGAATTGGCTCTTTCCAGGAGCTTGCTGTGCTTGTGGTGTTTAATGGTGCTGTTCTTGTAGCTGATATAGATGGGTTGTTACAGAAgtgtctcctgctgctgaggcatGGGCAAGGTGCTTAACAGTTGCCTTAAGGTTGGATGCTCTGTCAAGTATTGCCTTATCCTTTGCCTTCAAAAGGGAAAATCTGAAGTACCCAAACtgagaaatttgcattttggtgtaagaaagaaaagtacaCGTTTATAAaggctgaaaataaagaaagctGCCAACAGGCAGAATGGTAGAGGTTTACCTGGTGGTGAGCTGTATCTGAGAGAAAGATTGGAGTTTCAGTTTATATTTTACTGCAGATAGAGAAATGAGACTTGCACAGTCTCCAGTCCTGTGggagccagaggagctgggttAGAATGTTGGCTCTATCTCCTGAGGTGTGAAACTGCTCTTCAGATTGAGTCACAAGTGAAAAGAAGTTCAGCAGGTTCTGCCAGACTTCCATCAGAGACTCTCAGAGCTGACACCAGCAGCTTGATGTGACTGACAATGTActtcagagctgcagtttgcagCCTTATGGGGATTTTAGTGGTCAAAGTAAGATGGATGCTCTGATTAAAAACTTGTGTTGCATCCTTCTAAGAGGTGCTGCCTGGAACTTACTTCCATGTGTGCTAAATAGACTCTGAGAAATAGGCCTGAGAATACAGCTTGCTATAAATCTAAAAGCAAGACACACTGTGCTTTTAAATGCCTGCTTGTACTGTCAGTAGAGCTCAATTATTATTAGTAGAATTTATGTTAAAGTAAACAGCTGTGACTCTGTCCCAGACCTGTATATTAGAGCAGATGTAATGTAATACTTTAACTGCTGAAAGTGTGAGTATATACTGCAGTATATACTAACTTTGGAGTTTCAAATGAGTTCTATAGCTTAAGGTGGGGTTTAGCAAGACTATTATCTTGAAGACTTTTGACTTCTGATGCTGGTTATGATATCCATTATGTTGGCCTGTGTTTAAGGTAAAGAAACTATTAAGgctaaaaaggaacaaaagaagTACTGCTGAGTTACTCATTTCCTGAGGACTCAAATGATGTTTTTTTTATCTCTAGATTTCCTAACACAGGGCTTCTATTTTATCCATGCTTGGAATGGAATCTTTAAAGTTTAAATATCTTAAGTCTCTTCAGTCCCATCTGCTGACTGAAGCTGAGCTCCCCTCCTGTTCAGTTTGCCTCAGTAATGATAGTAGCAAATGAGGAAAGCAGCATTTACCTGTTGGACAGTTTGCCTTGTGTGACTGTCCTGGACCTGACTTCTGCAACCAGTGTTAGATCTGTAGGATCCAGCCTCAGAACCACTGCCATAATAAATGGATTAGTGAAACTGCCAACTTTGACACGATTCTTGCAAAACAGAGGTGCAATACTGCCAGTTTTGTAGCAATATGAGTTCAGAGCAGCTTTCATGGCGCTGGCAACAAGATTAAATTTGTAATGAAGCTGTTGATTTTCAGCTTGGACTGTCAAGTACGGATTTAgatgaagaaagggaaaagacaaTAAGATCTTGTTGCTATCCTAAAACCTTGCCTGAAATACTGTCTGTAGTTAAACTGACAAATTTTAACTTGAAACTACTATAAAAAGCATCTGCTTCCCAGCCACATGCCAGAATTCCCACAGTAAGCAAAGGGAGCTTGGAGGAGGAGAGGGTTGCTCAAAGGCAGTCTTGCTGTAACTTGGATGTGCTGTTATCTCCCTCCATCTCATCTAATTGGCCTCTTGCACTGCCTCAAAGTGGCTGCTTTCCACTATCTTGCAAGACTTCAGATTGCTTCCTAATCAGATCCTTATTAAGCAAGAAAATTCAGCAAATGCAACAGACTAATTCAGACAGGAACCTGGAGGTCTTGCAATGACTCTTGGAGGAAGAAGCTTGTCTGCAAAATCTCTTCAGTTTGGAAAGACAGTTTGCTGCTattccttgttttatttttattctcactTGGTTCTGGTACAGCTGAGATCTGGAGCAGAGATCCAGTTAATTCACTGACCTGGTCACTTCTAGCATAGCTGgcttgctgctctgggctggtgagaTTTGTCTGGGAAACTGTATGTATGTTAAATGAATATGTGCTCTATGGTGTCATCCTGTCTGTGTTTTATGTCACACTAGCAGCTGTACAGAGCCTATGCCTTTTGAAGGGCTGCCCAGCAGGAAGTCTGGGACTTTAGAGTTGGTTTTGAGGTGTGGGCAAAGCTTTCCTGACAGACTCTTCCAGCAGTAGTTGTGTTAAGGTAGAGATTTGAGGCTGTAATGGCTATGGCTCACTAGTTTGGGTTTGCttgtttctattattttaggCACTACGAGCACCCCAAATGAGCTGTGGTACAACATCATTGAGCTGCCATACCACGGGGAAATGATCAGCATGTTGATTGCACTGCCCACCGAAAGCACAACGCCGCTCTCTGCTATCATCCCCCACATCAGCACTAAAACAATAGGAAGCTGGATGACAACCATGGTAGCAAAAAGAGTGCAGGTTATCTTACCAAAGTAAGTACTTACACAATCCATTCCTTCTTCAGGGAGTGTTTGAGGGGTTATTTATATGTATCTCATCAGATATAGGAGAAGGAATACTTCAGGTGACTTTCCTGCATAATACTGATGCATTCTTTTGTTCCAACCAGATTTacagcagaagcagaaacagACTTAAAGGAACCTCTGCAAGCACTTGGTATTACAGATATGTTTGACCAGTCAAAGGCAAACTTTGCAAAAATAACAagtaagggtttttttgttttaattcatgGTGGTCCTTCATAGTTGCTAGCTCTGAATAAAGTGCTGCTTTACCCATGCAGTTGTCTGCTTTCTCTTGGCTAAGTGTTGCCATGACATTGGAGCTGGTTTTATGTTGTAGCCAGCCAGGCATGACTGCTTGCTTCTGTTCAACATTGCAgtggcttttttcctccctcatcTTACATTACAGCAGTAAATCATGCTGGTCAGCTTCTTAAGATTTGATATTGCAACCTGAGGGTCTCAGGCATTGTCTGAAATCTTTGGCAGGGCTTAAACAATACCATACCTTAGTCTGTGGCAAAtactgcagctgcagtgtgtaACAGCTACGTGTTTAGTGACTTGAGCTGTAAGAAAGCATGTGTGAAAAACATTCACACTTTAAGAGACTGAACCAACTCAGAGCTGTAAATATTAGTATCTGAAAATGGGGTGTAAACACTTTTGAACTCATGGCTGTAAAATGTCAtcttatttctcttctctgctttcaTTAAAATCCTGATTAGCTTCTACAGAACTGTCTAACAAAAAACCTTACCTTGTGCTGGcttaatttgaaaacaaatgccTGTCTTTCATTGAAAGCAAGGTATGTTGCtaagagcttttttttcccctgacacTGAGACACATGGGAGTGTAACTTAAATTCAGATAGCaaaatttttcaggtttttaaaaattaaaactaaaaatgcaTGTCAACACTTCTAACTTAAATCAACAATAAGGAAACTTAGGAAATGGGGAGGAACCAGGAGTAAGATAGGTTATTCCATACTTTTGTAATTACTCACTTAGTGACTGTATTCAAAGGTATTGTTCTGTACTGCAGCT from the Camarhynchus parvulus chromosome 9, STF_HiC, whole genome shotgun sequence genome contains:
- the SERPINE2 gene encoding glia-derived nexin isoform X1; this encodes MNWHFSLLFVLGTLMSVCCQFSFYPLEELSSDVGIQVFNQIVKAKPQDNVVVSPHGIASVLGVLQLGADGKTKKQLTTLMRYSVNAAGSKEESQHHETSQLSLDHQQVLRGPPVVHRIQFENLCYGVGKALKKINRLIVSKKNKDIVTIANAVFAKSGFKMEVPFVTRNKEVFQCSVKSVDFEDPNAACDSINQWVKNETRGMIDQVVAPDDIEGSLTRLVLVNAVYFKGLWKSRFRPENTKKRPFYGADGKTYQVPMLSQLSIFRCGTTSTPNELWYNIIELPYHGEMISMLIALPTESTTPLSAIIPHISTKTIGSWMTTMVAKRVQVILPKFTAEAETDLKEPLQALGITDMFDQSKANFAKITRTEGLHVSNVLQKTKIEVSEDGTKASAATTAILIARSSPPWFIVDRPFVFFIRHNPTGTILFMGQINKP
- the SERPINE2 gene encoding glia-derived nexin isoform X2 → MNWHFSLLFVLGTLMSVCCQFSFYPLEELSSDVGIQVFNQIVKAKPQDNVVVSPHGIASVLGVLQLGADGKTKKQLTTLMRYSVNGVGKALKKINRLIVSKKNKDIVTIANAVFAKSGFKMEVPFVTRNKEVFQCSVKSVDFEDPNAACDSINQWVKNETRGMIDQVVAPDDIEGSLTRLVLVNAVYFKGLWKSRFRPENTKKRPFYGADGKTYQVPMLSQLSIFRCGTTSTPNELWYNIIELPYHGEMISMLIALPTESTTPLSAIIPHISTKTIGSWMTTMVAKRVQVILPKFTAEAETDLKEPLQALGITDMFDQSKANFAKITRTEGLHVSNVLQKTKIEVSEDGTKASAATTAILIARSSPPWFIVDRPFVFFIRHNPTGTILFMGQINKP